Sequence from the Flavobacterium sp. J372 genome:
CAGGCAAATTTGTTTGCCCTATTATATCTGTGGCAACCCATTCGCCTACAATTGCAGGGTCAATAGACAGCGGTGCGCCGCCTGTATCATTATTGTCATCATCACTGCAGCCTAAAAATGCAACAGAGATTATAAGTAAAAATAATCTTTTCATCAAGTATCTGAATTTAGTTAAGAATCTTAGGAGCTAAGCAGCTTTTAATCATGATTCTCAATACTCTTGTACGCTTCAATAATCTTCTTCACAAGGCGGTGGCGCACAATGTCTTTATCGTCAAGATAAATAATGCCTACGCCTTCAACATTTTTCAGGATGAGCAACGCCTCTTTAAGCCCGGAAGTAGTACGGCGCGGAAGGTCAACCTGCCCTGGGTCGCCCGTTATCATAAATTTGGCATTCTTGCCCATACGGGTAAGGAACATTTTCATCTGTGAGTGAGTGGTGTTCTGCGCTTCGTCGAGAATTACAAAAGCATTATCAAGCGTACGCCCGCGCATAAAGGCAAGCGGTGCAATCTGTATAATGCCTTTCAATATATAATCTTCAAGCGACTGCGGCGGAATCATATCGCGCAGTGCGTCATAAAGCGGCTGCATATACGGGTCAAGCTTTTCCTTCATGTCACCCGGTAGGAACCCCAGGTTTTCACCGGCTTCAACAGCGGGGCGGGTAAGTATGATACGGCGCACCTGTTTTTCTTTAAGCGCTTTTACGGCAAGGGCAACTCCTGTATAGGTTTTACCGGTACCTGCAGGGCCAACGGCAAACACCATATCATTCTTCGCCATATAATCCACAAGCTTTTGCTGGTTGGGCGTCATGGCCTTTATGAGCTTTCCGCCAACGCCGTGCACCAGTATCTTGTCGCTCGGATCCATCTGCTCAACCTGGCTGTCGCTTTGTATCACGCGCTCAATAACATTATCATCAATATTATTGTAGCGCGAAAAATGCAGCATCAGGCGTTTGAAGCGTTTCTCAAACTCATCAAGAATCTCTGCTTCGCCGAAAGCTTTCAGTGTGGTTCCGCGGGCAACAATTTTAAGTTTTGGGTAATATTTTTTTATGGTTTCAAGGTGGGCATCCTGTGCACCCCAGAAATCTTTTGGCGCAATGCCGTCAAGTTCGATAGTTCTTTCGTTCAAAAGAGGTAGTGTTTTAATTAAAGAATGTAGCCATTAAATTAGTAGCTTTGCATTCAAATTTAGTGATTTTTCATAACCACTTTTTAAAAGTTTTACACAATTTTATGTCAGTTATCACCCTTACAACCGACTTCGGGCTGCGCGACCATTTTGTGGGTGCGCTGAAGGGTAAGATAATTTCTGAGTATCAGGAGGCTACTATAATTGACATATCCCATCATGTAGATTTATTTAACGTGCCTGAGGCCAGCTACATAGTTGGGGCGGCATATAGCAGTTTCCCGAAGGGTACTGTGCATCTTATAGGAGTGGATTGCGAACTTACGCCTGAAACCCGCCATGTGGCAATGCAATGGAATGACCACTATTTTATTTGTGCTGATAACGGTATACTGAGCATACTCACCCAAAAGATTCTTCCGCAGAAGATAGTAGAGATAAACATACACGACCGCCTGCCTGACGGCTGCGTGGCGATGGATGTATTTGTTACCGTGGCCTGCCATCTGGCCAAGGGTGGTGCGCTAAGTGTAATTGGCCGTGAAATAATAGCACTGAAAGAGACAGCCGACCTGAACGCGGCGCCTGCATCAGATAATAGCTTTATTAAAGGGTATATCATCTATATAGACCACTTTGGCAACTGCGTGACCAACATCACCAAAAAAATGGTGAAAGAAGTGGGTAAGGGCCGTGATTTTGAAATCACCTTCAGCAACAAGAGTATTAAGTCGGTTAAGCAGCGCTACTCAGATTTTAAGGTGAATGACCGTTACTCACTAAAAGATTACGAAGGGGAGAAGCTCGCGCTGTTTAATGAAGCCGGTTTCCTTGAGATTGCTATTTATAAGAGCAATCCGCTCACGGTAGGCACGGCAAAAACCTTGTTGGGGCTCAAGTACCGGGATGCGGTGCAGGTGGTGTTTAAGTAAGTTACGGGTTGTGTGTTACGGTTGTGAGTTCGAGCGCAGTCGAGGACAAAAACAGCATCCTGACTGCGCTCAAAGTGACAATAGAAAAATAGTCAAATAGACAATATAAAATAATAAATCAGAATGTTTGTACGTATTGTAAAAATGGATTTTCATGAAGATAAGATTGAGCCGTTTCTTGCTAATTTTGAGCAGGTGAAGCAGCATATACGAAACTTCCCCGGAAACCGTTTCTTAGAACTGTACCGTGACAGGAACAATCCGTGCATATTCTTCACCTACAGCTATTGGGAGAGGGAAGAAGACCTTGAAAATTACCGGAAGTCCGACCTGTTTTGTGAAGTTTGGTCGTACACAAAGCCATTCTTCAAAAATAAAGCGGAAGCCTGGAGCGTTGACAAATTAGTCACCCTTGAATAATTGCGGTTGCGCGTTCGTACTGAACTTTATAACTTTGGACATTTAAACTTAAAAACTAAAATAGTTTGAAAGCATTACTCTTACGCGAGATAAAATCCTTCTTCGGTTCGCCGATAGGGTATCTTGTCATCGCTATATTTTTACTGCTCAATGGGCTTTTCCTTTGGGTTTTCCCGGGAGAATTTAACCTTCTTGACAGTGGCTTTGCCGACCTTAGCCCGTTCTTTACCATTTCGCCATGGATATTGATTTTCCTAATCCCGGCAGTAACCATGCGCAGCTTTGCCGACGAAAAAAACAGGGTACAATTGAGCTGCTTTTCACAAAGCCATTGACTGTCTGGGAAATCGTAAATGGCAAATTTTTCGGTGCTTTTATACTTATTTTGCTGGCACTGTTGCCAACTTTGATTTATGTATTTGTTCTTTCAGGTTTGGGCAATCCTCCGGGCAATATTGACCTTGGCAGTACGCTTGGCTCGTACTTTGGGCTTATGTTCCTTATTGCAGGCTATACGGCTATTGGCATATTTACATCAAGCCTTAGCGATAACCAGATTGTGGCGTTCATCGCATCGGTGTTCCTTTGCTTTTTGTTTTATTTCGGGTTTGAGGGCGCAGCGGGTTTAATGGGAGGTTCGGGTAGTATCATTGCCATGTTCGGGATGGATTACCATTTTAAGAGCATGAGTCGGGGAGTGCTTGATACGCGTGACATCATCTACTTTATCAGTATTGCCGTGCTGTTCCTGTCGTTCACTGTGTACAAACTTAAAACACTGAAAGGATAATGGAAACAGCAAAAAATAATAACCTGAAACAGCTGGGCATCATTATCATCGCGATATTGGCGCTTAACTTTGCTGCACAGTATTTCTTTAAGCGTTTTGACCTTACACATGATAAACGCTATACATTATCTGAAACTACAGTAAATATTATTGACGGTGTACAGGAGCCGTTGTACATAGACGTTTTTCTTGAAGGGCAGTTCCCCGGAGAGTTTAAAAGGCTGCAGGACGAGACACGCCAGCTGCTGGAAGAATTCCATTCGCAAAACCCCAATATCATTTTCCAGTTTGTAAATCCTCTTGAAGAAGAGCAGGGCAGAGAAGAAGTGATGCGCCAGTTCTATGAGCGTGGCCTGACCCCAATAAGCGTAACAGTTGATGACAAGGGCAAGCAAAGCCAGGAAATGGTTTTCCCGTGGGCAATTGCAACGTACAATGATAAAAGCACCAAGATACAGCTGCTGAAAAACATGATGGGTGCCAGTACCGCCGAGAAGGTGGTAAGCTCGGTACAGCACCTTGAGTATGCCGTGGTTGATGCCATAAATAAAGTGACAAAAGAAAAGCAGAAAAAGGTTGCAGTGCTTAAAGGTAACGGCGAACTGCACGACATCTTTATGGCCGACTTTATAAAGCAGGTACGTGAGAGTTATTTCATTGGGACATTCACCATGGACTCTGTGGCAAAAGAACCCGCAGGAGGCTTTAAAATACCTCAATAGGTATGACCTGGTTGTGGTAGCTAAGCCAACGGTACCTTTTAGTGAAGAAGAAAAGCAGGTGCTTGACCAGTATATTGTAAATGGCGGCAAAACGCTGTGGCTTACTGAAGCTGTGAATATTGAGATGGACAGCCTTTACAATGAAGCCGGGGCTACATTGGCGTACCCTCGTGATTTGGAACTGAATGATATGTTCTTTAAGTACGGCTTCAGGATAACTCCGGATATTATTAAAGATGAACAGGGCACGCCAATTAAGCTTGCAACGGGTGATCAGGGCAGCGGCACGCAATACCAGGACTATATGTGGAAGTATTCCCCGTTCATTTATCCTGAAAGTGATAACCCGATTGTGAAGAACATGAGTGGGATAAAGTTTGAGTTTGCCAACCCTATTGATACGCTTAAGAACAACATCAAAAAGACAGTACTCCTGCGTTCTTCGCAATACTCTAAGAAGGTTGGGGCTCCTACCCAGGTGAATCTTGAAATGGTCACCGAAGAAACCAGTCCGAAAGATTACCCTAACACAGGGAACATTCCGGTAGCGGTGCTGCTTGAGGGCAAATTCCATTCGGTATTTGAGAACAGGGTATTGCCATTTAAAGACCCGGCTTTTAAAACTACAGGTAAGTCAGGAAAGATGATAGTGATATCGGATGGTGATGTTATAAAGAATCAGCTCGACAAAAATAACCAGCCATTGGAGCTGGGCTATGATCGATGGACTAACAATCTGTATGATAACAAAGAGTTCCTGATGAATTGCGTGAACTATTTGCTTGACGATACAGGCCTGATAAATATACGCGGTAAAGAAGTAGACCTGCCAATGCTCGATAAGCAGAAAGTATATGAAGAATACACAATGTCACAGTTCATAACTGTAGGTGCGCCATTGGCGGTATTGCTTGTTTTCGGGCTGCTTTTCACGTACTTGCGCAAACGTAAATACAGCAAATAGTGTTAATAAATTATTTGCCAAAATTAATTTGATTACGATATATTTGTGAAACGGAAAGCTGTATAGTTTTACCATTAAATACAAAAACATAGATGAAATTTATAGTATCAAGCTCATACCTGCTTAAGCAGCTACAGGTTTTAGGAAGCGTTATCAACAGTAACAACACCCTGCCTATACTTGACAACTTTTTATTTGAGCTGAACAACAATGCGCTGACTGTTTCGGCGTCAGATTTGGAGACTACCATGTCGGCTACGTTAGAGATCGACTCTGACAGTGTTGGCAGCGTGGCAGTACCTGCCAAACTTTTACTTGAAACACTTAAGACATTTCCTGAACAGCCGCTTACTTTCACGGTAGAAGACAACAATACTATCGAGATAAGCTCAAACTCAGGTAAATATGCGCTGGCATATGCTTCAGGTGATGAGTTCCCGAAGGCTGTAACGCTTGAAGACCCGTCGGTTACCGTTGTGCCTGCTGAGGTATTGGCAACCGCTGTGAGCAAGACTATCTTCGCTGCCGGTAATGATGACTTGAGGCCGGTAATGTCGGGCGTATTCTTCCAGTTTTCTCCTGAAGGGCTTACGTTTGTGGCTACTGATGCCCACAAGCTGGTAAAATACCAGAGAACAGACGTAACAGCGTCTCAGGTGGCAGATTTCATTATGCCTAAAAAGCCGCTTAATATCCTGAAAGGTATACTTTCAACAAGTGATGCTGAGGTTAAGATTGAATATAACGATTCTAATGCTACATTCTCTTTTGATAATTATGTGCTTACCTGCCGCTTAATTGATGGTAAGTATCCTAACTATGAGGCTGTTATTCCGAAAGAGAATCCTAATAAACTTCTTATAAGTCGCGGGCAGTTCCAGAGTTCCGTACGCCGTGTTGCTATCTTCTCAAACAAAACTACACACCAGATTCGCCTTAAGATTGCCGGCGCAGAGCTGAACATTTCGGCTGAAGACATTGACTA
This genomic interval carries:
- a CDS encoding PhoH family protein, translating into MNERTIELDGIAPKDFWGAQDAHLETIKKYYPKLKIVARGTTLKAFGEAEILDEFEKRFKRLMLHFSRYNNIDDNVIERVIQSDSQVEQMDPSDKILVHGVGGKLIKAMTPNQQKLVDYMAKNDMVFAVGPAGTGKTYTGVALAVKALKEKQVRRIILTRPAVEAGENLGFLPGDMKEKLDPYMQPLYDALRDMIPPQSLEDYILKGIIQIAPLAFMRGRTLDNAFVILDEAQNTTHSQMKMFLTRMGKNAKFMITGDPGQVDLPRRTTSGLKEALLILKNVEGVGIIYLDDKDIVRHRLVKKIIEAYKSIENHD
- a CDS encoding S-adenosyl-l-methionine hydroxide adenosyltransferase family protein; this translates as MSVITLTTDFGLRDHFVGALKGKIISEYQEATIIDISHHVDLFNVPEASYIVGAAYSSFPKGTVHLIGVDCELTPETRHVAMQWNDHYFICADNGILSILTQKILPQKIVEINIHDRLPDGCVAMDVFVTVACHLAKGGALSVIGREIIALKETADLNAAPASDNSFIKGYIIYIDHFGNCVTNITKKMVKEVGKGRDFEITFSNKSIKSVKQRYSDFKVNDRYSLKDYEGEKLALFNEAGFLEIAIYKSNPLTVGTAKTLLGLKYRDAVQVVFK
- the dnaN gene encoding DNA polymerase III subunit beta, whose product is MKFIVSSSYLLKQLQVLGSVINSNNTLPILDNFLFELNNNALTVSASDLETTMSATLEIDSDSVGSVAVPAKLLLETLKTFPEQPLTFTVEDNNTIEISSNSGKYALAYASGDEFPKAVTLEDPSVTVVPAEVLATAVSKTIFAAGNDDLRPVMSGVFFQFSPEGLTFVATDAHKLVKYQRTDVTASQVADFIMPKKPLNILKGILSTSDAEVKIEYNDSNATFSFDNYVLTCRLIDGKYPNYEAVIPKENPNKLLISRGQFQSSVRRVAIFSNKTTHQIRLKIAGAELNISAEDIDYSNKAEERLTCDYQGDDMQIGFNSRFLTEMLSNLQSDEIMLEMSLPNRAGILTPVDGLDEGETVTMLVMPVMLNN
- a CDS encoding putative quinol monooxygenase, producing the protein MFVRIVKMDFHEDKIEPFLANFEQVKQHIRNFPGNRFLELYRDRNNPCIFFTYSYWEREEDLENYRKSDLFCEVWSYTKPFFKNKAEAWSVDKLVTLE